A portion of the Stigmatella aurantiaca DW4/3-1 genome contains these proteins:
- a CDS encoding HNH endonuclease, giving the protein MLSNEVVEAVYDKCDGKCRYCGKKLSFSNYGLYGARGSWQIDYSRSRMNGGTNHMNNLFPACIPCNQEKGGRNGKSYIQARRAQNQHVPTPEKPCLWEWLFG; this is encoded by the coding sequence ATGCTTTCGAACGAAGTCGTCGAAGCTGTGTACGACAAGTGTGACGGGAAGTGCCGTTACTGTGGAAAGAAACTCTCATTCAGCAACTATGGCTTGTATGGGGCGCGTGGGTCTTGGCAGATTGACTATTCGCGCTCCAGGATGAATGGCGGGACCAATCATATGAACAACCTCTTTCCTGCATGCATTCCATGCAACCAGGAAAAGGGAGGGCGGAACGGCAAGTCGTACATTCAGGCGCGTCGTGCGCAAAATCAACACGTGCCCACTCCTGAGAAGCCGTGCCTTTGGGAATGGCTGTTCGGCTAA
- a CDS encoding HNH endonuclease gives MRFQEQKGYKTFVDRTGRSQFVHRRVMEKKLGGPIRRRRVVHHINGEKGDNRPENLVAVSRAVHSRLHGRHRNACFRCGRTSHWSSNCFAVTDFTGRPLM, from the coding sequence ATGCGATTCCAAGAGCAGAAGGGTTACAAGACCTTTGTCGATCGGACTGGGCGCTCGCAGTTTGTGCACCGGCGAGTGATGGAGAAGAAGCTTGGTGGGCCCATTCGTCGCAGGCGAGTGGTTCACCATATCAACGGAGAAAAGGGAGACAATCGGCCAGAGAACTTGGTTGCGGTCTCTCGAGCGGTGCATTCTCGCCTTCATGGGCGGCATCGAAATGCCTGCTTCCGATGCGGTCGCACGTCGCACTGGTCATCGAATTGCTTCGCGGTGACGGACTTTACTGGTCGACCCTTGATGTAA
- a CDS encoding helix-turn-helix domain-containing protein, translated as MTGNAIKELRGALAMSPGDFAQLLGVNPSTLYRWEAEGEKEVKPDPNATRILAALHQARAKSGGEHLKASLGTALLLGGGLFALFKLLEQLFSGDTSTSTTPVVTAPPATPSPTQAPSSATDAADGQKGGGETTKGR; from the coding sequence ATGACAGGCAACGCAATTAAGGAGCTTCGGGGAGCGCTCGCAATGAGCCCGGGCGATTTCGCTCAGTTGCTTGGGGTGAACCCCTCGACGCTGTACCGGTGGGAGGCCGAAGGTGAGAAGGAGGTAAAGCCGGATCCGAACGCGACCCGCATTCTCGCGGCGCTGCATCAAGCCCGTGCGAAAAGCGGTGGCGAGCACCTCAAGGCGTCCCTTGGAACGGCGCTCCTGCTCGGGGGAGGGCTCTTTGCCCTCTTCAAGCTTCTGGAGCAGTTGTTCTCAGGCGACACGTCCACGTCGACGACCCCAGTCGTCACAGCACCGCCTGCGACGCCAAGCCCTACTCAAGCGCCGTCATCGGCGACGGATGCCGCCGACGGTCAGAAAGGAGGGGGGGAGACGACGAAAGGACGATAA